One stretch of Rathayibacter festucae DSM 15932 DNA includes these proteins:
- a CDS encoding methionine ABC transporter permease codes for MNELIPLLPQLAEATGETLYIVALSLLFGGIGGLLIGLGLAVTRGGALYANRFVFGLLNVIVNVFRPIPFIIFIAAAQPLARLVVGSGIGTDAIVFTLSLAAAFGIGRIVEQNLLTVQPGVIEAARSVGASRFRIVRTVLLPEALGPLILGYTFVFVAIIDMSAVAGYIGAGGLGTFAIQYGYRQFEPVVTWAAVLVIIVIVQLVQLLGNVLARRVLRR; via the coding sequence ATGAACGAGCTCATCCCCCTGCTGCCCCAGCTCGCCGAGGCGACCGGCGAGACCCTCTACATCGTGGCCCTCAGCCTGCTCTTCGGCGGGATCGGCGGGCTCCTGATCGGGCTGGGCCTCGCCGTCACCCGCGGCGGCGCGCTCTACGCCAACCGCTTCGTCTTCGGCCTGCTCAACGTGATCGTCAACGTCTTCCGGCCGATCCCGTTCATCATCTTCATCGCCGCAGCCCAGCCGCTCGCGCGCCTGGTGGTCGGCTCCGGCATCGGCACCGACGCGATCGTCTTCACCCTCTCGCTCGCCGCGGCCTTCGGCATCGGCCGCATCGTCGAGCAGAACCTGCTGACCGTGCAGCCCGGCGTGATCGAGGCCGCACGCTCGGTCGGCGCGAGCCGCTTCCGGATCGTCCGCACGGTCCTGCTGCCCGAGGCTCTCGGACCGCTGATCCTCGGCTACACCTTCGTCTTCGTCGCGATCATCGACATGTCGGCCGTCGCCGGCTACATCGGCGCCGGCGGCCTGGGCACCTTCGCGATCCAGTACGGCTACCGCCAGTTCGAGCCCGTCGTCACCTGGGCGGCCGTTCTCGTCATCATCGTGATCGTCCAGCTCGTCCAGCTGCTCGGCAACGTCCTGGCCCGCCGAGTCCTCCGCCGCTGA
- a CDS encoding DEAD/DEAH box helicase, with the protein MVFSDLGLSDPVLKALKEVGYETPSAIQAATIPSLLSGRDVLGVAQTGTGKTAAFALPILSRLDVSQKTPQALVLAPTRELALQVCEAFERYASGLRGVHVLPVYGGQGYGTQLSALRRGVHVVVGTPGRIMDHLEKGTLDLTHLKYLVLDEADEMLKMGFAEDVETILADTPVEKQIALFSATMPSQIRRISQKYLKDPEEITVKAKTTTSANTTQRYLMVSYPQKVDALTRILEVENFEGMIVFVRTKSETETLAEKLRARGYTAAAISGDVAQAQRERTVEQLKSGKLDILVATDVAARGLDVDRISHVVNYDIPIDTESYVHRIGRTGRAGRSGAAISFVTPRERRLLSAIEKATRQPLTEMRLPSVEDVNVTRLSRFDDAITTALADRERLDRFRDIIGHYVEHHDVVESDVAAALAIVAQGDEPLLLSPDDPRFRREDSRGDRPERSDRSSYDNDRERPERRQRSSNSNLASYRIEVGRRQRVEPRQIVGALANEGGLNRGDFGHIDIRPDFSIVELPADLPQDVLDRLAGTRISGQLIELKPDRRPSRAGADRGARPSGPSRSTDRPERKPRY; encoded by the coding sequence ATGGTCTTCTCGGACCTGGGTCTCAGCGACCCCGTCCTCAAGGCCCTCAAGGAGGTCGGCTACGAGACGCCCTCGGCGATCCAGGCCGCGACGATCCCCTCCCTCCTGTCCGGCCGCGACGTCCTCGGCGTCGCGCAGACCGGCACCGGCAAGACCGCGGCGTTCGCGCTGCCGATCCTCTCCCGCCTCGACGTCTCGCAGAAGACCCCGCAGGCGCTCGTCCTCGCGCCGACCCGCGAGCTCGCGCTCCAGGTCTGCGAGGCGTTCGAGCGCTACGCGTCCGGCCTGCGCGGCGTGCACGTGCTCCCCGTCTACGGCGGTCAGGGCTACGGCACCCAGCTCTCCGCGCTGCGCCGCGGCGTCCACGTCGTCGTCGGCACCCCCGGCCGCATCATGGACCACCTCGAGAAGGGCACTCTCGACCTCACGCACCTGAAGTACCTGGTGCTCGACGAGGCCGACGAGATGCTCAAGATGGGCTTCGCCGAGGACGTCGAGACGATCCTCGCCGACACCCCGGTCGAGAAGCAGATCGCGCTGTTCTCGGCGACCATGCCGTCGCAGATCCGCCGCATCTCGCAGAAGTACCTGAAGGACCCGGAGGAGATCACGGTCAAGGCCAAGACCACGACCTCCGCCAACACCACCCAGCGCTACCTGATGGTGTCGTACCCGCAGAAGGTCGATGCGCTGACCCGCATCCTCGAGGTCGAGAACTTCGAGGGCATGATCGTCTTCGTCCGCACCAAGAGCGAGACCGAGACGCTCGCCGAGAAGCTGCGAGCCCGCGGCTACACGGCCGCCGCGATCAGCGGCGACGTCGCGCAGGCCCAGCGCGAGCGCACCGTCGAGCAGCTGAAGTCGGGCAAGCTCGACATCCTCGTCGCGACCGACGTCGCGGCCCGCGGTCTCGACGTCGACCGGATCAGCCACGTCGTCAACTACGACATCCCGATCGACACCGAGTCCTACGTGCACCGCATCGGCCGCACCGGCCGGGCCGGCCGCAGCGGTGCCGCGATCAGCTTCGTGACCCCGCGCGAGCGCCGCCTCCTCTCCGCCATCGAGAAGGCGACCCGCCAGCCGCTGACCGAGATGCGCCTCCCGAGCGTCGAGGACGTCAACGTCACGCGCCTCTCCCGCTTCGACGACGCCATCACCACGGCGCTGGCCGACCGCGAGCGGCTCGACCGGTTCCGCGACATCATCGGCCACTACGTCGAGCACCACGACGTGGTCGAGTCCGACGTCGCTGCCGCGCTGGCGATCGTCGCCCAGGGCGACGAGCCGCTGCTGCTCTCGCCGGACGACCCGCGCTTCCGCCGCGAGGACAGCCGCGGCGACCGCCCCGAGCGCTCCGACCGGTCCTCGTACGACAACGACCGCGAGCGTCCCGAGCGTCGTCAGCGCTCGTCGAACAGCAACCTCGCGTCGTACCGGATCGAGGTGGGCCGCCGTCAGCGCGTCGAGCCCCGCCAGATCGTCGGCGCGCTCGCGAACGAGGGCGGGCTCAACCGCGGCGACTTCGGGCACATCGACATCCGCCCGGACTTCTCGATCGTGGAGCTGCCGGCCGACCTGCCCCAGGACGTGCTGGACCGCCTCGCCGGCACCCGCATCAGCGGCCAGCTGATCGAGCTCAAGCCCGACCGCCGCCCCAGCCGCGCCGGCGCCGACCGCGGCGCTCGCCCCTCGGGCCCGTCCCGCTCCACCGACCGCCCGGAGCGCAAGCCCCGCTACTGA
- a CDS encoding D-2-hydroxyacid dehydrogenase: protein MTTPAPTPPRSTEPGPDRTGRLRVVAATPISDELIARVVELEPRIDFVADQSLLPPMRHPGDHGGDPAFERTAEQQAAFEELVDSAEVLYGIPDEKPTELARTVVANPALRWVQTMPAGGGAQVKKAGLSEEQLSRVAFSTSAGVHSDPLAEFSLFGLLAGAKTLPKLQALQGAREWGSRWTMGLLSEQTILIVGLGTIGRATAQKLSVLGARVIGTSRHADSVEHVDEIVQPSAIAEVAGRIDGVVVTLPGTEQTEKLVGADFFAALRPGATLVSVGRGTVIDEDALVAALEDGRVGFAALDVVAEEPLTQGSPLWSHPNVLLSPHTAALNAAEDRLIAELFARNATRYLDGEELINRVDTVEFY from the coding sequence GTGACGACGCCCGCTCCGACTCCGCCCCGATCGACCGAGCCCGGCCCGGACCGCACCGGACGCCTGCGCGTGGTAGCCGCCACGCCGATCAGCGACGAGCTGATCGCGCGTGTGGTGGAGCTGGAGCCGCGGATCGACTTCGTCGCGGACCAGAGTCTGCTGCCGCCGATGCGGCACCCGGGCGATCACGGCGGCGACCCGGCCTTCGAGCGGACCGCGGAGCAGCAGGCGGCGTTCGAGGAGCTGGTCGACTCGGCCGAGGTGCTCTACGGGATCCCGGACGAGAAACCGACGGAGCTGGCTCGCACGGTCGTCGCGAACCCGGCGCTGCGCTGGGTGCAGACGATGCCCGCGGGCGGCGGCGCGCAGGTGAAGAAGGCCGGCCTGAGCGAGGAGCAGCTCTCACGGGTCGCGTTCTCCACCTCCGCGGGCGTGCACTCCGACCCGCTGGCCGAGTTCTCCCTCTTCGGCCTGCTGGCCGGCGCGAAGACGCTGCCGAAGCTGCAGGCACTGCAGGGCGCCCGCGAGTGGGGGTCGCGCTGGACGATGGGGCTGCTCTCGGAGCAGACGATCCTGATCGTCGGGCTGGGCACCATCGGCCGGGCGACCGCGCAGAAGCTGTCGGTCCTCGGCGCCCGGGTGATCGGCACCAGCCGGCACGCCGACTCCGTCGAGCACGTCGACGAGATCGTGCAGCCGTCGGCGATCGCCGAGGTCGCCGGGCGGATCGACGGCGTGGTCGTCACCCTTCCCGGCACGGAGCAGACCGAGAAGCTCGTCGGCGCGGACTTCTTCGCCGCGCTGCGCCCGGGAGCGACGCTCGTCAGCGTCGGCCGCGGCACCGTGATCGACGAGGACGCGCTGGTCGCCGCGCTCGAGGACGGCCGGGTCGGCTTCGCCGCCCTCGACGTCGTCGCGGAGGAGCCGCTCACCCAGGGCAGCCCCCTCTGGAGCCACCCCAACGTGCTGCTCAGCCCGCACACCGCCGCGCTCAACGCGGCTGAGGACCGCCTGATCGCCGAGCTCTTCGCCCGCAACGCCACCCGCTACCTCGACGGCGAGGAGCTGATCAACCGGGTCGACACCGTCGAGTTCTACTGA
- a CDS encoding sugar ABC transporter ATP-binding protein, protein MRGIVKVFPGARALDGVDLDVRPGEVHCLLGQNGAGKSTLIKTLAGAHQPTEGEILVDGKVVTIPSPTAALALGIATMYQELDVVDGLSVAENIYLGHELSRGGFTARSKAARITRELMQRLGHPEIAPHREVGSLSAAGKQIVQMARALSHDARVIIMDEPSAVLDSEEVENLFHVVRQLTADGVAIVYISHRLEEIRAIGDRITVIKDGATVAKNLAVADTPTSKLITLMTGRAVEYVFPDRTELPAEAETLLKVENLGLRGSFADVSLEIRAGEVVGLAGLVGSGRSEILETIYGARRASTGTVSVAGKRLRAGSVTSAVDAGIGLCPEERKSQGLLLDEPVYRNITLSTFDRFAKRGFLDERSERAAAAEQAVALDLRPHGVDRDARTLSGGNQQKALLARWLVRGCRVLLLDEPTRGVDVGARAEIYTLIRDLATNGAAVLVVSSEIGEVLGLSDRVLVISDGAVVHEGPADSIDEHRVLDLVMEGSAA, encoded by the coding sequence ATGCGCGGGATCGTCAAAGTCTTCCCCGGAGCACGAGCCCTCGACGGCGTCGACCTCGACGTCCGCCCGGGCGAGGTGCACTGCCTCCTCGGCCAGAACGGCGCCGGCAAGTCCACGCTGATCAAGACGCTCGCCGGGGCCCACCAGCCCACCGAGGGCGAGATCCTCGTGGACGGGAAGGTCGTCACGATCCCCTCGCCGACGGCCGCGCTCGCGCTCGGCATCGCCACGATGTACCAGGAGCTGGACGTCGTCGACGGCCTCTCCGTCGCCGAGAACATCTACCTCGGCCACGAGCTCTCCCGCGGCGGCTTCACCGCCCGCTCGAAGGCCGCGCGGATCACCCGCGAGCTGATGCAGCGCCTCGGCCACCCCGAGATCGCCCCGCACCGCGAGGTCGGCAGCCTCTCCGCCGCCGGCAAGCAGATCGTGCAGATGGCGCGGGCCCTCTCCCACGACGCGCGGGTCATCATCATGGACGAGCCCTCCGCGGTGCTCGACTCCGAGGAGGTGGAGAACCTCTTCCACGTGGTCCGCCAGCTCACCGCCGACGGCGTCGCCATCGTCTACATCTCGCACCGCCTCGAGGAGATCCGCGCCATCGGCGATCGGATCACCGTCATCAAGGACGGCGCGACGGTCGCGAAGAACCTCGCCGTCGCCGACACCCCGACCTCGAAGCTGATCACGCTGATGACCGGCCGCGCCGTGGAGTACGTCTTCCCGGACCGCACCGAGCTCCCCGCCGAGGCCGAGACGCTGCTGAAGGTGGAGAACCTGGGGCTGCGCGGCTCGTTCGCCGACGTCTCGCTCGAGATCCGCGCCGGAGAGGTCGTCGGCCTCGCGGGGCTCGTCGGCTCCGGACGCTCCGAGATCCTGGAGACCATCTACGGGGCGCGCCGCGCCAGCACCGGCACCGTCAGCGTCGCGGGCAAGCGGCTGCGGGCCGGCTCGGTCACCTCCGCGGTCGACGCCGGCATCGGCCTCTGCCCGGAGGAGCGCAAGAGCCAGGGCCTGCTCCTGGACGAGCCGGTCTACCGCAACATCACCCTCTCGACCTTCGACCGCTTCGCCAAGCGCGGCTTCCTCGACGAGCGCTCCGAGCGCGCGGCGGCGGCCGAGCAGGCGGTGGCGCTCGACCTCCGCCCGCACGGCGTCGACCGCGACGCCCGCACGCTCTCCGGCGGCAACCAGCAGAAGGCGCTCCTCGCCCGCTGGCTGGTGCGCGGCTGCCGCGTGCTGCTGCTCGACGAGCCGACCCGCGGGGTCGACGTCGGAGCGCGGGCCGAGATCTACACCCTGATCCGGGACCTCGCGACCAACGGCGCCGCCGTGCTCGTGGTCTCCAGCGAGATCGGCGAGGTCCTCGGGCTCTCGGACCGAGTGCTCGTGATCTCCGACGGCGCCGTGGTCCACGAGGGCCCCGCCGATTCGATCGACGAGCACCGCGTGCTCGATCTCGTCATGGAAGGAAGTGCAGCGTGA
- a CDS encoding Gfo/Idh/MocA family protein codes for MSNDRALRVAMVGTAFMGRTHSHAWRTAPRFFPLPLRPELAVLVGTDPQRTAERAATLGWSESSTDWRAVIARDDIDLVDICTPGDTHAEIAIAALEAGKHVLCEKPLANSVEEAERMVAAAAASGRVAMCGFSYRRTPALALAKRFVDEGRLGAIRHVRAQYLQDWLSDSEAPLTWRLDAAKAGSGALGDIGAHIIDSAQWLTGTPISSVSAVLRTFTTERPVLATQSGLGGRAEEGAERGPVTVDDAAAFTASFEGGALGVFEATRVATGRKNANRIEINGETGSIAFDFERLNELEYYDARDPEDAQGFRTVQVTEPSHPYMSAWWPAGHGIGYEHLFSHQVVDLVEAIAAGTPATPTFADALEVQRVLAAVSTSAANRSESTPVQRGTGPV; via the coding sequence ATGTCGAACGACCGAGCACTGCGCGTCGCGATGGTGGGGACCGCCTTCATGGGCCGCACCCACTCGCACGCCTGGCGCACCGCCCCCCGCTTCTTCCCGCTGCCGCTGCGCCCCGAGCTGGCCGTGCTGGTGGGCACCGACCCGCAGCGGACCGCCGAGCGCGCCGCGACCCTGGGCTGGAGCGAGTCCTCGACCGACTGGCGCGCGGTGATCGCGCGCGACGACATCGACCTCGTCGACATCTGCACCCCCGGCGACACCCACGCCGAGATCGCGATCGCCGCCCTCGAGGCCGGCAAGCACGTCCTCTGCGAGAAGCCGCTGGCCAACTCCGTCGAGGAAGCCGAGCGGATGGTCGCCGCGGCCGCCGCCTCGGGCCGCGTCGCGATGTGCGGCTTCAGCTACCGCCGCACCCCCGCGCTGGCCCTGGCCAAGCGCTTCGTCGACGAGGGCCGGCTCGGCGCGATCCGCCACGTCCGCGCCCAGTACCTTCAGGACTGGCTCAGCGACTCCGAGGCCCCGCTGACCTGGCGCCTCGACGCCGCGAAGGCCGGCTCCGGTGCGCTCGGCGACATCGGCGCGCACATCATCGACAGCGCGCAGTGGCTGACCGGCACCCCGATCTCGTCCGTCTCGGCGGTCCTGCGCACCTTCACCACCGAGCGCCCCGTGCTCGCGACGCAGTCGGGCCTCGGCGGCCGCGCGGAGGAGGGCGCCGAGCGCGGCCCGGTCACGGTCGACGACGCCGCCGCCTTCACCGCCTCCTTCGAGGGCGGCGCCCTCGGCGTCTTCGAGGCGACCCGCGTCGCCACCGGCCGGAAGAACGCCAACCGCATCGAGATCAACGGCGAGACCGGCTCGATCGCCTTCGACTTCGAGCGGCTGAACGAGCTCGAGTACTACGACGCCCGCGACCCCGAGGACGCCCAGGGCTTCCGCACCGTCCAGGTCACCGAGCCCTCGCACCCGTACATGTCGGCCTGGTGGCCAGCCGGCCACGGCATCGGCTACGAGCACCTCTTCAGCCACCAGGTCGTCGACCTCGTCGAGGCGATCGCCGCTGGCACCCCCGCCACCCCGACCTTCGCCGACGCCCTCGAGGTCCAGCGCGTCCTCGCCGCCGTCTCGACGAGCGCCGCCAACCGCTCCGAGTCCACCCCCGTCCAGCGCGGCACCGGCCCGGTCTGA
- a CDS encoding MetQ/NlpA family ABC transporter substrate-binding protein has translation MSLRRTLLATTAIAASALLLAGCSSAAGASDDTVRIGVVGAGDPYWATYEQAAEDAGIDVEIVDFTDYNQLNPALTEGEIDLNQFQHLVYLAQYNTSADADLVPIGATAIYPLGLYSTQYDSVEDIPEGESVAVPNDVTNQARALLVLQSAGLIELTDGGTAFSGLDDIDTDASKVTVTALDAALVPTSLPDVAAAVVNNDYLAGAGLEATDALAQDDPSDPTAVPYVNVFAARADDAENETYLKLVDVYQTSQDVLDGVSEQSGGTAVFATTPAAELQSTLATVEADAAAQG, from the coding sequence ATGTCCCTGCGCCGCACTCTCCTCGCGACCACCGCGATCGCCGCCTCCGCCCTCCTCCTCGCCGGCTGCTCGTCCGCCGCCGGCGCGAGCGACGACACCGTCCGCATCGGCGTGGTCGGCGCGGGCGACCCCTACTGGGCGACCTACGAGCAGGCCGCCGAGGACGCCGGCATCGACGTCGAGATCGTCGACTTCACCGACTACAACCAGCTGAACCCCGCGCTGACCGAGGGCGAGATCGACCTCAACCAGTTCCAGCACCTCGTCTACCTGGCGCAGTACAACACCTCGGCCGACGCCGACCTCGTGCCGATCGGCGCGACCGCGATCTACCCGCTCGGCCTCTACTCGACCCAGTACGACAGCGTCGAGGACATCCCCGAGGGCGAGAGCGTCGCCGTCCCCAACGACGTGACCAACCAGGCCCGCGCCCTCCTCGTCCTCCAGTCGGCCGGCCTGATCGAGCTGACGGACGGCGGCACCGCCTTCTCCGGCCTCGACGACATCGACACCGACGCCTCGAAGGTCACCGTCACCGCGCTCGACGCGGCGCTCGTGCCGACCTCGCTCCCGGACGTCGCCGCCGCCGTCGTCAACAACGACTACCTCGCGGGCGCGGGCCTCGAGGCCACCGACGCCCTCGCGCAGGACGACCCGAGCGACCCGACCGCCGTGCCCTACGTCAACGTGTTCGCCGCCCGCGCGGACGACGCGGAGAACGAGACCTACCTGAAGCTCGTCGACGTCTACCAGACCTCGCAGGACGTGCTCGACGGCGTCTCCGAGCAGTCGGGCGGCACCGCCGTCTTCGCGACGACCCCCGCCGCCGAGCTGCAGTCGACCCTCGCCACCGTCGAGGCCGACGCCGCCGCCCAGGGCTGA
- a CDS encoding DUF2283 domain-containing protein has protein sequence MRIRYDPQANAAYLPVGREPEAGESVEQVCDIADPHGFGEIILDFDAAGHLIGVEILGARALLRPEALADADIL, from the coding sequence ATGAGGATCCGATACGACCCGCAAGCGAACGCCGCGTACCTGCCCGTCGGGCGTGAGCCCGAGGCCGGGGAGTCCGTCGAGCAGGTGTGCGACATCGCCGACCCGCACGGGTTCGGCGAGATCATCCTCGACTTCGACGCCGCCGGGCACCTCATCGGCGTCGAGATCCTGGGCGCGCGCGCACTCCTGCGCCCCGAGGCCCTGGCCGACGCCGACATCCTCTGA
- a CDS encoding ABC transporter permease, protein MMGGSLGRNIGLVLALVILCIVGFATAGERFASVDNVLTILRLAAVIGVLSIGMTFVITSGGIDLSVGSVMGLATVWASTVSTQYYAANTSWLVIVLTAVLVGLVCGLINGALIAYGRVVAFMATLAMLVAARGFAELISNRQTQIVTVDPFLDFFRADVLGIPVLVLIFALVAVAGWILLNRTTFGRRTVAVGGNPEAARLAGIKVRRHTMYVYGLAGLTAGIAAVMMLARTTAGSSTNGTLYELDAIAAVVVGGTLLAGGRGTIVGTVFGVLIFTTLTNVFTQNNMSTSAQAVAKGAIIVAAVLLQQRFAARGKS, encoded by the coding sequence ATGATGGGCGGCTCCCTCGGCCGCAACATCGGCCTGGTGCTCGCGCTGGTCATCCTCTGCATCGTCGGGTTCGCCACCGCGGGGGAGCGCTTCGCCAGCGTCGACAACGTGCTGACGATCCTCCGCCTGGCCGCCGTGATCGGCGTGCTCAGCATCGGCATGACCTTCGTCATCACCTCGGGCGGCATCGACCTCTCGGTCGGCTCGGTGATGGGGCTCGCGACGGTCTGGGCGAGCACGGTCTCGACGCAGTACTACGCGGCGAACACCTCGTGGCTGGTCATCGTGCTGACCGCGGTGCTCGTCGGCCTTGTCTGCGGGCTGATCAACGGGGCGCTGATCGCCTACGGCCGCGTGGTCGCCTTCATGGCGACGCTGGCGATGCTCGTCGCGGCCCGCGGCTTCGCGGAGCTGATCTCGAACCGGCAGACGCAGATCGTCACCGTCGACCCGTTCCTCGACTTCTTCCGCGCCGACGTGCTCGGCATCCCGGTCCTCGTGCTGATCTTCGCGCTCGTCGCGGTGGCCGGCTGGATCCTGCTCAACCGCACCACCTTCGGCCGCCGCACCGTCGCTGTCGGCGGCAACCCGGAGGCGGCCCGCCTCGCCGGCATCAAGGTCCGCCGGCACACCATGTACGTCTACGGCCTCGCCGGCCTGACCGCGGGCATCGCCGCGGTGATGATGCTCGCCCGCACCACCGCCGGCTCCTCGACCAACGGCACGCTCTACGAGCTCGACGCCATCGCGGCGGTCGTGGTCGGCGGCACGCTGCTCGCCGGCGGCCGCGGCACGATCGTCGGCACCGTGTTCGGCGTCCTGATCTTCACGACCCTCACCAACGTCTTCACGCAGAACAACATGTCGACCTCGGCTCAGGCCGTGGCGAAGGGCGCGATCATCGTCGCCGCCGTCCTGCTGCAGCAGCGCTTCGCCGCCCGCGGCAAGTCCTGA
- a CDS encoding methionine ABC transporter ATP-binding protein has product MPLIRLADVSKVYPPLARGASALTAVDGVSLDIEAGDVYGVIGYSGAGKSTLARLINALEPATGGSIEIDGREIVGLPERELRRLRLGIGMIFQQFNLFGSKTVEQNVAYPLQVAGTPRAELRARVDEMLRFVGLSDKARSHPEQLSGGQKQRVGIARALAASPRILLADEATSALDPDTTGEVLALLRRINEELGVTIVVITHEMDVVQQLATKVAVMEAGRIVERGPVFDVFSAPREAVTRRFVSTVVRTVPSREEAAVLRARHPGRLVTLSFSDGSASQGEVFAEIAQAGVPLELVYGGITDVRGRAFGHLTVALDASDAVIDPLLARLGARVALTEVPR; this is encoded by the coding sequence GTGCCGCTCATCCGCCTCGCCGACGTGAGCAAGGTCTACCCGCCGCTCGCACGCGGCGCGTCCGCCCTGACCGCCGTGGACGGCGTCAGCCTCGACATCGAGGCCGGCGACGTCTACGGCGTGATCGGCTACTCCGGAGCCGGCAAGAGCACGCTCGCGCGCCTGATCAACGCCCTCGAGCCCGCCACCGGCGGCAGCATCGAGATCGACGGCCGCGAGATCGTCGGCCTGCCCGAGCGGGAGCTGCGCCGGCTGCGCCTCGGGATCGGCATGATCTTCCAGCAGTTCAACCTCTTCGGCTCCAAGACCGTCGAGCAGAACGTCGCCTATCCGCTGCAGGTCGCCGGCACGCCGCGCGCCGAGCTGCGCGCCCGCGTCGACGAGATGCTCCGCTTCGTCGGCCTCTCCGACAAGGCCCGCAGCCACCCGGAGCAGCTCTCCGGCGGCCAGAAGCAGCGGGTCGGCATCGCCCGCGCCCTCGCCGCCTCGCCCCGCATCCTCCTCGCCGACGAGGCCACCAGCGCCCTCGACCCGGACACCACCGGCGAGGTGCTCGCGCTCCTGCGCCGGATCAACGAGGAGCTCGGCGTCACCATCGTCGTCATCACGCACGAGATGGACGTCGTCCAGCAGCTCGCGACGAAGGTCGCGGTGATGGAGGCGGGCCGCATCGTCGAGCGCGGCCCCGTCTTCGACGTCTTCTCGGCCCCGCGGGAGGCGGTCACCCGCCGGTTCGTCTCCACGGTCGTGCGCACGGTGCCCTCGCGGGAGGAGGCGGCGGTGCTGCGCGCGCGCCACCCCGGCCGCCTCGTCACGCTGTCCTTCTCCGACGGCTCCGCCTCGCAGGGCGAGGTCTTCGCCGAGATCGCGCAGGCCGGCGTCCCGCTGGAGCTCGTCTACGGCGGCATCACCGACGTCCGCGGCCGCGCCTTCGGCCACCTCACCGTCGCCCTCGACGCGTCCGACGCCGTGATCGACCCCCTGCTGGCCCGCCTCGGCGCCCGCGTCGCCCTCACGGAGGTGCCCCGATGA
- a CDS encoding substrate-binding domain-containing protein: MSVRHPSGSRLDRTTRLGRTARLGTAGFAFGAVALMLTGCISNAPVETGNASGGGTAAAVAASDNDASGDTVVIGFTAPAADHGWMGAVSRAAIAEAEKYDDVELRTAEGTNDVNLQISQVETFINDGVDAIVLLPIDGAALTEVATEAMEAGITVINVDREFSSPFAARSTVLGDNYGMGVSAGTYLCEQLGDNPDAVVAEIAGIDSLPLTQDRSQGFADALSGCGLDVDNRVAADFTVQGGEQAAANLLQAAPQIDAIWNHDDDQGVGVLAAIDTAGRDEFILVGGAGSANVMRSIEADDSVVKATVVYPSTQAADGIKLARLIEQNKSMSDTTSLGVPRQIQLFAPVVTKDNVAEYLPSAFES; the protein is encoded by the coding sequence ATGTCCGTTCGCCACCCCTCCGGCTCCCGCCTGGACCGCACCACCCGACTGGGCCGCACCGCCCGCCTGGGCACCGCCGGCTTCGCCTTCGGCGCCGTCGCGCTGATGCTCACCGGCTGCATCTCCAACGCCCCCGTCGAGACCGGGAACGCCTCCGGCGGCGGCACCGCCGCCGCGGTCGCCGCCTCGGACAACGACGCCTCCGGCGACACCGTCGTGATCGGCTTCACCGCTCCCGCCGCCGACCACGGCTGGATGGGCGCCGTCAGCCGCGCGGCCATCGCCGAGGCCGAGAAGTACGACGACGTGGAGCTGCGCACCGCGGAGGGCACCAACGACGTCAACCTGCAGATCAGCCAGGTCGAGACCTTCATCAACGACGGCGTCGACGCGATCGTGCTGCTGCCGATCGACGGCGCGGCGCTGACCGAGGTCGCGACCGAGGCGATGGAGGCGGGCATCACCGTCATCAACGTCGACCGCGAGTTCTCCAGCCCGTTCGCCGCCCGTTCGACGGTGCTCGGCGACAACTACGGCATGGGCGTCAGCGCCGGCACCTACCTCTGCGAGCAGCTCGGTGACAACCCGGACGCGGTCGTGGCCGAGATCGCCGGCATCGACTCGCTGCCGCTGACCCAGGACCGCAGCCAGGGCTTCGCCGACGCGCTCTCGGGCTGCGGGCTCGACGTGGACAACCGCGTCGCCGCCGACTTCACCGTCCAGGGCGGCGAGCAGGCCGCGGCCAACCTCCTCCAGGCGGCGCCGCAGATCGACGCGATCTGGAACCACGACGACGACCAGGGCGTCGGCGTCCTCGCCGCGATCGACACCGCGGGCCGCGACGAGTTCATCCTCGTCGGCGGCGCCGGCTCGGCGAACGTGATGCGCTCGATCGAGGCCGACGACTCCGTGGTCAAGGCCACGGTCGTCTACCCCTCGACCCAGGCCGCGGACGGCATCAAGCTCGCCCGCCTGATCGAGCAGAACAAGTCGATGAGCGACACCACCTCGCTCGGCGTCCCGCGCCAGATCCAGCTCTTCGCGCCGGTCGTCACCAAGGACAACGTCGCCGAGTACCTGCCCTCGGCCTTCGAGTCCTGA